One Peromyscus leucopus breed LL Stock chromosome 2, UCI_PerLeu_2.1, whole genome shotgun sequence DNA window includes the following coding sequences:
- the Sdhb gene encoding succinate dehydrogenase [ubiquinone] iron-sulfur subunit, mitochondrial: MAAAVGVSLKRGFPATALVRVGLQFQACRGAQTAAAAAPRIKKFAIYRWDPDKTGDKPRMQTYEVDLNKCGPMVLDALIKIKNEVDSTLTFRRSCREGICGSCAMNINGGNTLACTRRIDTNLSKVSKIYPLPHMYVIKDLVPDLNNFYAQYKSIEPYLKKKDESQEGKQQYLQSIEDREKLDGLYECILCACCSTSCPSYWWNGDKYLGPAVLMQAYRWMIDSRDEFTEERLAKLQDPFSVYRCHTIMNCTQTCPKGLNPGKAIAEIKKMMATYKEKRALA, encoded by the exons ATGGCGGCGGCGGTCGGGGTCTCCTTGAAGCGCGGCTTCCCGGCTACCGCTCTGGTCAGAGTCGGCCTGCAG ttTCAGGCCTGCCGAGGGGCACAgacagctgctgctgcagctccCCGAATCAAAAAATTTGCCATTTACCGATGGGACCCAGACAAGACTGGAGATAAACCTCGAATGCAGACTTACGAAGTTGATCTGAATAA GTGTGGACCTATGGTGTTGGATGCTTTAATCAAGATTAAGAATGAAGTTGATTCCACTTTGACCTTCCGAAGATCATGCAGAGAAG GGATCTGCGGCTCTTGTGCCATGAACATCAACGGAGGGAACACTCTGGCGTGCACTCGTAGGATCGACACGAACCTCAGCAAAGTCTCAAAAATTTACCCTCTTCCACATATGTATGTGATCAAGGATCTAGTCCCT GATCTGAATAACTTCTATGCACAGTACAAATCCATTGAGCCCTATCTGAAGAAGAAGGATGAGTCCCAGGAGGGCAAGCAGCAGTATCTGCAGTCCATCGAGGACCGGGAGAAGCTG GATGGATTGTATGAATGCATCCTGTGCGCCTGCTGCAGCACCAGCTGCCCCAGCTACTGGTGGAATGGAGACAAGTACCTGGGGCCTGCCGTTCTCATGCAG GCCTACCGCTGGATGATCGACTCCAGAGATGAGTTCACAGAGGAGCGCCTGGCCAAGCTGCAGGACCCCTTCTCTGTCTACCGCTGCCACACCATCATGAACTGCACACAGACATGCCCCAAG gGTCTGAATCCAGGGAAAGCCATTGCTGAGATCAAGAAGATGATGGCCACATACAAGGAGAAGAGAGCCCTGGCTTAA